The following nucleotide sequence is from Coffea eugenioides isolate CCC68of chromosome 3, Ceug_1.0, whole genome shotgun sequence.
aatggtagtgtgattaattggaaAGGTGTATGCAATAAATTTGGTGGGTGAGAATGGGTATTAAGTAAGAGAAAGTATGTGATTAAAAGTGCTAAGAGTAAATTAGTGAGTCATAAGTTAAAAATACAagtgagacaaagaaataggtTTGAACAGACTTGCGCTGCTTGCTACCGGTTAGAGACACTACTCGAACTGACAAAGAACACAagtgagacaaagaaataggcttgaaccaaCTTGCTCCACTTGTTATCGATTAGAGATACTACTTGACcaagattttcttttcttaatcttcttattttccttttatttttcttccctaaaattttttggggtgttggcagaaaattttgaccaaaaaagagaggaacagaaaagaaagaaaaggaaaaaaatggaaggtgacaagtgttggcaatcaagGCCATGGCAGCAAGTGATGTAAAGCTTCTTGGTGCACGTCCGAGCCCATTCGTGAACCGGGTTCAGGTTGCCCTCAACCTCAAGTCAATAGACTATGAATTCATCCCACAAAACTTGGCAGAGAAAAGCGAGCTCCTTCTTAAATCTAATCCTGTTCACAAGAAGGTCCCAGTACTCATCCATAGTGATCAGCCCATCTCCGAGTCACTTGTGATTGTGCAGTACGTTGATGAGGTCTGGTCTGGTCCTCCCTCTCTCCTTCCTGCTGATCCCTATGACCGCGCCACTGCTCGCTTTTCGGCCGCTTACATTGATGAAAAGGTACCACTAAAAGCTCTCTGCTTCATCACTCACTCCCCTCTTTTCaacatcatatatatatatatgatactTGTTCTGCATATTCTTCAGTTATCATGTAGTACTACTACATTATAAGAAAAAAAGAGTCAATGGGTTTAATAAATGTGGCAGTGGTCTCCATTGGTGCGGAATCTTATAAATGCAACGGACGAGCAGTCAAAAGCAGCTGCAGCGGAGAAAGTATTTGAAGGCTTAAAATTGTTGGAGGATGCATTTGTGAATTCAAGCAAAGGGAAGGGCTTCTTTGGTGGAGAAAAATTAGGCTTCCTTGATGTTGTTCTGGGTTGCTACTTGGGATGGGTAAGGGCTGGAGAAATAATTACAGGTTTGAAAATACTGGACGAAACCAAGACAGCAGCCCTGGTGGGATGGGCTGAGAGGTTTACTTCTAATAAAGCTGTTGATGGTGTTATACCCGAGCCTGAGGAACTCGTTAGCTTTATGAAAATGCAAGCTAGGGCCGCTGCTGCTGCTGATGCTTCTTCAAAGTGAAAAGGTGCATCTTTCAATGAGCCCATGAATGATGGCCCGAGTGGTCAtcgttttttcatttttttttcttttttgttgttgtttggaCTGTGCGAGAATAATTGTAATGGGGAAGCTTCCTTTCCCAAATGAAAGTTGTAATGGGAGAGCTTCCTTTCATGAATGGAAgttctctctttttttaaaaaaaaaattatttcttctGATTCCAATTTCGTGGGATGACCTATGAAACGGTTTTTTTTGGTTACATTGCACCTTGCTGAAACTTAAAAtcaaattatttcttttcttttctttttataaattGATTATCCAATCTGGAAGAAGATCAGAAAGGAAATTTGATTAAAGTGGGGAGGGGCTCAAGAACTTAGCACAAGGCATTAAGTGCGACTTGAAGTAGAAATATGTCAGTGAACTGGCGTTGCTGCACTTAGTGGCCCAAACTAAGACATTTGACGGTGTCCAACCgttctatgagccttctaagtAATTCTGCGCAATGTAACGTATTTGCCCATTAACCAATAAGTGGTACAATAAAAGGTACAGCTAGGGGTGTTCACGAATCGAACTGCTCACGATCGGGTACGAGCTCGGTCAATATCGAGTTCGAGTCGATCTCGAGCTAATTAAGTCGAACTCGAGATCGAACTAAAAAACATTAAATTCGTTGGCTCgcgagctcaattatatatttatttttatttttattttaatagtaaaattacacatatatctctaatattttattatttgttaaaaaattattattttattaattttaaaaaataaataattatttgttattttttaaaaataaatttattattattttttaaaaataaatttattattatttttttttattttttaagctcgagttcgaacttcacaaaattaactaaagactcgactcgattaggcCAAAGTTCGGCTCGATTCaactcgtttgcacccctaggTACAGCTTTGTATTCCTGGACATCcatgtgaggacttgtaaatttgtttatattttcttataatttcctttatttttaaataagttaatttataatttcctCAATACTAATTTACTTGCCTTAGTAGGTGTAACAAATAATAGAGctgagagttttacttttacttttatagttggTGCATGCTAGGGTTTAAGGTATATaatggtagtgtgattaattggaaAGGTGTATGCAATAAATTTGGTGGGTGAGAATGGGTATTAAGTAAGAGAAAGTATGTGATTAAAAGTGCTAAGAGTAAATTAGTGAGTCATAAGTTAAAAATACAagtgagacaaagaaataggtTTGAACAGACTTGCGCTGCTTGCTACCGGTTAGAGACACTACTCGAACTGACAAAGAACACAagtgagacaaagaaataggcttgaaccaaCTTGCTCCACTTGTTATCGATTAGAGATACTACTTGACcaagattttcttttcttaatcttcttattttccttttatttttcttccctaaaattttttggggtgttggcagaaaattttgaccaaaaaagagaggaacagaaaagaaagaaaaggaaaaaaatggaaggtgacaagtgttggcaatcaagGCCATGGCAGCAAGTGATGTAAAGCTTCTTGGTGCACGTCCGAGCCCATTCGTGAACCGGGTTCAGGTTGCCCTCAACCTCAAGTCAATAGACTATGAATTCATCCCACAAAACTTGGCAGAGAAAAGCGAGCTCCTTCTTAAATCTAATCCTGTTCACAAGAAGGTCCCAGTACTCATCCATAGTGATCAGCCCATCTCCGAGTCACTTGTGATTGTGCAGTACGTTGATGAGGTCTGGTCTGGTCCTCCCTCTCTCCTTCCTGCTGATCCCTATGACCGCGCCACTGCTCGCTTTTCGGCCGCTTACATTGATGAAAAGGTACCACTAAAAGCTCTCTGCTTCATCACTCACTCCCCTCTTTTCaacatcatatatatatatatgatactTGTTCTGCATATTCTTCAGTTATCATGTAGTACTACTACATTATAAGAAAAAAAGAGTCAATGGGTTTAATAAATGTGGCAGTGGTCTCCATTGGTGCGGAATCTTATAAATGCAACGGACGAGCAGTCAAAAGCAGCTGCAGCGGAGAAAGTATTTGAAGGCTTAAAATTGTTGGAGGATGCATTTGTGAATTCAAGCAAAGGGAAGGGCTTCTTTGGTGGAGAAAAATTAGGCTTCCTTGATGTTGTTCTGGGTTGCTACTTGGGATGGGTAAGGGCTGGAGAAATAATTACAGGTTTGAAAATACTGGACGAAACCAAGACAGCAGCCCTGGTGGGATGGGCTGAGAGGTTTACTTCTAATAAAGCTGTTGATGGTGTTATACCCGAGCCTGAGGAACTCGTTAGCTTTATGAAAATGCAAGCTAGGGCCGCTGCTGCTGCTGATGCTTCTTCAAAGTGAAAAGGTGCATCTTTCAATGAGCCCATGAATGATGGCCCGAGTGGTCAtcgttttttcatttttttttcttttttgttgttgtttggaCTGTGCGAGAATAATTGTAATGGGGAAGCTTCCTTTCCCAAATGAAAGTTGTAATGGGAGAGCTTCCTTTCATGAATGGAAgttctctctttttttaaaaaaaaaattatttcttctGATTCCAATTTCGTGGGATGACCTATGAAACGGTTTTTTTTGGTTACATTGCACCTTGCTGAAACTTAAAAtcaaattatttcttttcttttctttttataaattGATTATCCAATCTGGAAGAAGATCAGAAAGGAAATTTGATTAAAGTGGGGAGGGGCTCAAGAACTTAGCACAAGGCATTAAGTGCGACTTGAAGTAGAAATATGTCAGTGAACTGGCGTTGCTGCACTTAGTGGCCCAAACTAAGACATTTGACGGTGTCCAACCgttctatgagccttctaagtAATTCTGCGCAATGTAACGTATTTGCCCATTAACCAATAAGTGGTACAATAAAAGGTACAGCTAGGGGTGTTCACGAATCGAACTGCTCACGATCGGGTACGAGCTCGGTCAATATCGAGTTCGAGTCGATCTCGAGCTAATTAAGTCGAACTCGAGATCGAACTAAAAAACATTAAATTCGTTGGCTCgcgagctcaattatatatttatttttatttttattttaatagtaaaattacacatatatctctaatattttattatttgttaaaaaattattattttattaattttaaaaaataaataattatttttattttttttattttaatagtaaaattacacatatatcctaatattttattatttgttaaaaaattattattttattaattttaaaaaataaataattatttttattttttaaaaataaatttattattattttttaaaaataaatttattattatttttttttattttttaagctcgagttcgaacttcacaaaattaactaaagactcgactcgattaggcCAAAGTTCGGCTCGATTCaactcgtttgcacccctaggTACAGCTTTGTATTCCTAGACATCcatgtgaggacttgtaaatttgtttatattttcttataattcccTTTATtgttgaataagttaatttataatttcctCAATACTAATTTACTTGCCTTAGTAGGTGTAACAAATAATAGAGttgagagttttacttttacttttatagttggTGCATGCTAGGGTTTAAGGTATATaatggtagtgtgattaattggaaAGGTGTATGCAATAAATTTGGTGGATGAGAGTGGGTATTAAGTAAGATAAAGTATGTGATTAAAAGTGCTAAGAGTAAATTAGTGAGTCATAAGTTAAAAATACAaatgagacaaagaaataggtTTGAACAGACTTGCGCTGCTTGCTACCGGTTAGAGACACTACTCGAACTGACAAAGAACACAAGTGCGACAAAGAAATAGGCTTGAGAGGACTTGtaaatttgtttatattttcttataattccggttatttttgaataagttaatttataatttcctCAATACTAATTTACTTGCCTTAGTAGGTGTAACAAATAATAGAGttgagagttttacttttacttttatagttggTGCATGCTAGGGTTTAAGGTATATaatggtagtgtgattaattggaaAGGTGTATGCAATAAATTTGGTGGATGAGATGGGTATTAAGTAAGAGAAAGTATGTGATTAAAAGTGCTAAGAGTAAATTAGTGAGTCATAAGTTAAAAATACAagtgagacaaagaaataggtTTGAACAGACTTGCGCTGCTTGCTACCGGTTAGAGACACTACTCGAACTGACAAAGAACACAagtgagacaaagaaataggcttgaacca
It contains:
- the LOC113766411 gene encoding glutathione S-transferase U17-like → MAASDVKLLGARPSPFVNRVQVALNLKSIDYEFIPQNLAEKSELLLKSNPVHKKVPVLIHSDQPISESLVIVQYVDEVWSGPPSLLPADPYDRATARFSAAYIDEKWSPLVRNLINATDEQSKAAAAEKVFEGLKLLEDAFVNSSKGKGFFGGEKLGFLDVVLGCYLGWVRAGEIITGLKILDETKTAALVGWAERFTSNKAVDGVIPEPEELVSFMKMQARAAAAADASSK